A window of Cheilinus undulatus linkage group 1, ASM1832078v1, whole genome shotgun sequence contains these coding sequences:
- the pabpn1l gene encoding embryonic polyadenylate-binding protein 2: MPCWSSKLTMAENHLEYGYLEGESMVEHFAEDPELAAIKARVQELEMEEETERLKEEEERCDAAEMQLLTSSPRPGPFYNMTPEERIEADNRSVYVGNVDYGATADELEIHFNGCGPVNRVTILCDRFSGHPKGFAYIEFSDRDSVQSAIGLHETLFRGRVLKVMPKRTNMPGISTTDRGGHRGGHTRGGRGRGGYRPPRYQSSSRGRFRYQSTRPQHQTPHPYYGGPSVGKRQWGHMDYQEQVPKRYPCLLLITPPSEELGAGSGGQHYPQQR; this comes from the exons ATGCCATGTTGGAGCAGTAAGCTAACCATGGCGGAAAATCATCTGGAGTACGGCTACCTGGAGGGCGAGTCCATGGTGGAGCATTTCGCCGAGGACCCG GAGCTGGCCGCCATCAAAGCCAGGGTTCAGGAgctggagatggaggaggagacggagagactgaaggaagaagaggagaggtgTGATGCAGCAGAGATGCAGCTTCTGACAAGCTCCCCTCGACCTG GACCTTTCTACAATATGACTCCTGAGGAGAGGATAGAGGCGGACAACAGATCAGTCTATGTAGGAAAT GTAGATTATGGAGCAACTGCAGACGAGCTAGAGATCCATTTTAACGGCTGTGGTCCCGTCAACCGAGTTACCATCTTATGCGACCGGTTCTCAGGCCATCCTAAAGG GTTTGCTTACATTGAGTTCTCTGATCGAGATTCAGTGCAAAGTGCCATTGGTTTACACGAGACCTTGTTCAGAGGAAGAGTCCTGAAG GTAATGCCCAAAAGGACCAACATGCCAGGaatcagcaccacagacaggGGAGGACACCGAGGCGGCCACACCAGAGGCGGCAGAGGCAGAGGAGGTTACCGTCCACCGCGATACCAGAGCAGCTCTCGAGGCAGGTTTAGGTATCAGTCGACCAGGCCACAGCATCAAACACCCCACCCTTATTACGGAGGCCCCTCAGTGGGGAAGAGACAGTGGGGACATATGGACTACCAGGAACAGGTGCCTAAACGTTATCCTTGTCTTCTTCTCATCACTCCACCCTCAGAGGAACTGGGGGCGGGGTCAGGTGGACAGCACTATCCTCAACAGCGCTAG
- the trappc2l gene encoding trafficking protein particle complex subunit 2-like protein gives MAVCIAVIAKENYPLYIRSVPTQNELKFHYTVHTSLDVVEEKISAVGKALGDQRELYLGLLYPTEDYKVYGYVTNSKVKFVIVVDSSNTSLRDNEIRSMFRKLHNSFTDVMCNPFHNPGDPIQSKAFDGIVSGMMVQSG, from the exons ATGGCGGTGTGCATAGCAGTGATCGCGAAGGAG AACTATCCGCTGTATATCCGCAGTGTTCCCACTCAAAATGAGCTGAAGTTTCACTACACAGTGCACACCTCTCTAGATGTGGTTGAGGAGAAGATTTCAGCTGTGGGCAAAGCTTTGGGAGATCAGAGAGAGCTGTACCTGGGTCTGCTCTATCCCACCGAAGACTACAAAGT ATATGGGTATGTTACCAACTCCAAGGTAAAATTTGTCATTGTCGTGGACTCCTCAAATACATCGTTACGGGACAACGAAATAAGAAGT ATGTTCAGAAAACTACACAACTCTTTCACTGATGTAATGTGCAACCCCTTCCATAATCCTGGAGACCCCATTCAGTCCAA GGCCTTTGATGGCATTGTATCTGGAATGATGGTGCAATCAGGCTGA